A stretch of Amycolatopsis balhimycina FH 1894 DNA encodes these proteins:
- a CDS encoding Fur family transcriptional regulator: MSDFEAQLRAVSLRVTRPRLAVLSALRDHPHVDTETVIDLVRAEHPTVSHQTIYDVLRALTDTGLVRRIQPAGANARYESRVGDNHHHVVCRSCGAIADVDCAVGHTPCLTASDDHGFVIDQAEVVYWGTCPECAAARPRNDSPLPEGSK; encoded by the coding sequence ATGTCAGACTTCGAAGCGCAGTTGCGGGCGGTCTCGCTGCGGGTCACGCGGCCCCGGCTGGCCGTGCTGTCCGCACTGCGCGACCATCCCCACGTCGACACCGAAACGGTGATCGACCTGGTACGGGCCGAGCACCCGACGGTGTCGCACCAGACGATCTACGACGTGTTGCGGGCCCTCACCGACACCGGGCTGGTGCGGCGCATCCAGCCGGCAGGCGCGAACGCCCGCTACGAGTCACGGGTGGGTGACAACCACCACCACGTCGTGTGCCGCTCGTGCGGGGCGATAGCCGATGTCGACTGCGCCGTCGGCCACACCCCCTGTCTGACCGCCTCGGACGACCACGGTTTCGTGATCGACCAGGCGGAGGTCGTCTACTGGGGCACCTGCCCCGAGTGCGCGGCCGCACGCCCCCGAAATGATTCGCCGCTCCCGGAAGGAAGTAAATGA
- a CDS encoding thymidylate synthase has protein sequence MPDTQYEDLLRHVLDTGARKGDRTGTGTRSIFGHQLRYRLSEGFPLITTKKVHFRSIAYELLWFLRGDANVGWLREHGVTIWDEWAAPDGDLGPVYGVQWRSWPTPDGGHVDQIAEVLHTLRENPDSRRIVVSAWNVADIPRMALPPCHAFFQFYVADGELSCQLYQRSADLFLGVPFNIAGYALLTHLIAEQVGLRVGDFVWTGGDCHVYDNHVDQVRTQLAREARPFPTLSLKPADSLFGYTYEHFALDGYDPHPGIKAPVAV, from the coding sequence ATGCCGGACACGCAGTACGAAGACCTCCTCCGCCACGTCCTCGACACGGGTGCCCGCAAGGGCGACCGTACCGGCACGGGCACGCGGTCGATCTTCGGGCACCAGCTGCGGTACCGCCTGTCCGAGGGTTTTCCGCTGATCACCACGAAGAAAGTCCACTTCCGGTCGATCGCCTACGAGCTGCTGTGGTTCCTGCGCGGCGACGCGAACGTCGGGTGGCTGCGCGAGCACGGCGTCACGATCTGGGACGAGTGGGCGGCGCCGGACGGTGACCTCGGCCCGGTGTACGGCGTGCAGTGGCGCTCGTGGCCGACCCCGGACGGTGGGCACGTCGACCAGATCGCCGAGGTACTGCACACGCTGCGGGAAAACCCCGACTCGCGGCGGATCGTCGTGTCCGCGTGGAACGTCGCCGACATCCCGCGGATGGCGCTGCCGCCGTGCCACGCGTTCTTCCAGTTCTACGTCGCCGACGGTGAGCTGTCCTGCCAGCTGTACCAGCGCAGCGCGGACCTGTTCCTCGGCGTGCCGTTCAACATCGCCGGCTACGCGCTGCTGACGCACCTGATCGCCGAGCAGGTGGGGCTCCGCGTCGGCGACTTCGTCTGGACCGGCGGGGACTGCCACGTCTACGACAACCACGTCGACCAGGTCCGGACGCAGCTCGCCCGCGAGGCGCGGCCGTTCCCCACGCTGAGCCTGAAGCCGGCGGACAGCCTGTTCGGCTACACCTACGAGCACTTCGCGCTCGACGGCTACGACCCGCACCCGGGCATCAAGGCCCCGGTGGCGGTGTGA